CATGATGTTCTAAACCTTGTCCGGTTTGTTGACGCTCACCACGGGACAACTGGCGCGCAGGATGACCTGCTCCAGAGTCGAGCCCAGACGCGCTTCGTCCGAGTCCGATTCGCCAGCGTGGTGCGCCATGACGATGAGGTCCGCCATGCGCTCGCGAGCGAGCTTGACGATTTCCATATAGGGAATTCCTTCCCACGCTTCCACATCGTAGTTTTTGAAATCGCCCATCTGGGAGCCATACAGCGAACGCATACGTTTGCGGGCTTCGATGAGACGATCTTCGATCTCGTTCTGTGCGAGCACTTTGCCGCCCACGTCCAGAGCGTGGAACATGGTCATGTCGCAATCGCACTCCCTGGCCGTGTTCAGCGCGTACTTGAACGCGTGGTTCGCCTGCTTGGAGAAGTCCGTGCAGAAGAGGACGTGGTTGAAACCGCCGCGGTATGCCGCTGACTCTCTGTGCACGGTCATCACCGGGCATTTGGCGGCTTTGGCCACCTTCTGCAGTGTGCTGCCGGTGTAGCCTTTGTAATCGATGTGATCGATGCTTCCGGAGCTGGCGCCCATGATGATCAGGTCCACATCCTCGCTGCGCGCCGTGCGCAGGATTTCACGATGCGGCACGCCGGTGGTCAGAACGAAACTGACTCCACCTTCAGCCTCTTCGATCTGCCTGGCGTAGGTGTTGCGCAGCTCGTCCTCGACCCAGCTCTTGTAATCGTCATCCACCTGGACTTCGTCGCCGGTCCGTACGTCATGCACGATCTGGGAGTACGCCTTGGTCGGCAGACCGATCACGTGGAACACGATGATCTCGGAGCCGTACCGTTTGGCCATCTGGAACGCCACCCTGGCCGCTCCGAAGCTCGCCGGCGAACCCGTGGTAGCCAACAGGATTTTCTTGGACATGTATTACCTCGCAAATGCTGACGGTTCTTGCGACAGGGTCGGGTTCCCCTACTCCTCCGGCTTCAAATGATCCGGCACGATCATCATATTGATGACCAATGGTTTGAGGAAGCTCCAGCGGATGCCGATCTCGTACTCTTCTTCGAGGTCGCGGATGGCGTCCCAGCAGTTATGACACGGCGCGATAACGAGCTTGGCTCCGGTATCCTGAATCTGCTGAAGTTTCTTGAGCAGTGCCACGTTCCGCTGCGGGCGGTACTTGCCGATGCCGTTGAAACCGCCGCCGCCACCGCAGCAATAGTTGTACTCCTTGTTCGGAGCCATCTCCCGGAAGTAGCCGGGCTCCACGATGTACTCAATGATCTTGCGGGTAACGTTCTTCAGACCCTGGTTGCGCACGTAGTTGCAGGAGTCCTGCAGGGTGACTGGTTCCTTGATGCGCTTGGCCGGGTCTATTTTGATCTTGCCTGTCTCCAGCGCTTCGAGCAACCATTCCACGTAGTGCATGAAAGGCACGGGCGGCTGGCCATCCTCGCGGCCCACCCAGTAGGGCCCCTCGATGACCGTGGCGCGATGCGCATGGCCGCACTCCGTGCCGATGGCGCGCTTAGGCTTGAGTCGCTCGATGGCGGCGTAGACGTTTTCCACGTTGTCCTTGCAGCATTCCCAGTCGCCGGCGAACATGGACAGGGAGGTCTGCTCCCAGCCCTCGGAGGGCACGGTCCAGTTCTCGCCCGCCACGTGGAAGAGGATGGCGGCTTCGGCCAGGTCTTCCGGATAGTGCTTGGGCTCGCGGGCGTTGCAGGTGTACATGATGTCCGCGCCTTCCTTGTCCACCGGGATCTCGAGGCCGGGCCATTCTTCCTCGTTCTCCTCGGCCATCCACTCGCAGGTCTCCACCCAGTCTTCGGTGGTCACGTCCATCTGCGCGCGGTACACGCGGTGCATGCCCGAGCCGATTTTCAGCTCCCACGGCACGAAG
This DNA window, taken from Oceanidesulfovibrio indonesiensis, encodes the following:
- a CDS encoding universal stress protein produces the protein MSKKILLATTGSPASFGAARVAFQMAKRYGSEIIVFHVIGLPTKAYSQIVHDVRTGDEVQVDDDYKSWVEDELRNTYARQIEEAEGGVSFVLTTGVPHREILRTARSEDVDLIIMGASSGSIDHIDYKGYTGSTLQKVAKAAKCPVMTVHRESAAYRGGFNHVLFCTDFSKQANHAFKYALNTARECDCDMTMFHALDVGGKVLAQNEIEDRLIEARKRMRSLYGSQMGDFKNYDVEAWEGIPYMEIVKLARERMADLIVMAHHAGESDSDEARLGSTLEQVILRASCPVVSVNKPDKV
- the hmcF gene encoding sulfate respiration complex iron-sulfur protein HmcF, with protein sequence MPEGTLCNKQPINTDEQLKLVLNDKGGKQYYAEMEQLDVDTEKLWNTIQKTMKSRLKTWLEICAHCGLCSESCFLYQVNGRKPEQVPSYKIQSTLGEIVKKKGQVSNEFMRHCMDVAWSWCTCCNRCGQFCPHGIDMGVMFSYLRGLLYSQGFVPWELKIGSGMHRVYRAQMDVTTEDWVETCEWMAEENEEEWPGLEIPVDKEGADIMYTCNAREPKHYPEDLAEAAILFHVAGENWTVPSEGWEQTSLSMFAGDWECCKDNVENVYAAIERLKPKRAIGTECGHAHRATVIEGPYWVGREDGQPPVPFMHYVEWLLEALETGKIKIDPAKRIKEPVTLQDSCNYVRNQGLKNVTRKIIEYIVEPGYFREMAPNKEYNYCCGGGGGFNGIGKYRPQRNVALLKKLQQIQDTGAKLVIAPCHNCWDAIRDLEEEYEIGIRWSFLKPLVINMMIVPDHLKPEE